In a genomic window of Venatoribacter cucullus:
- a CDS encoding DODA-type extradiol aromatic ring-opening family dioxygenase, giving the protein MNTQRQPVLYIPHGGGPCFFMDWTPADTWTGMAAFLSNLAATLPEPPQAIVMVSAHWLTPRFSVTGHAQPELIYDYYGFPAHTYDITYPAPGQPPLAGRVAALLSAQGESATVDASRGFDHGMFIPLKLMFPHANIPVVQLSLRQDLDPQAHIQAGKALAPLRDEGVLIIGSGMSFHNMRAYGDRRFSPLSDEFDHWLTAAVASPAAERELMLQQWAQAPHAYQCHPPQHEEHLIPLMVAAGAGHDEVGEKIYSQRVMETTISAFRFG; this is encoded by the coding sequence ATGAATACCCAGCGACAACCGGTGCTGTACATTCCCCACGGCGGCGGGCCGTGTTTTTTTATGGACTGGACACCGGCCGATACCTGGACGGGCATGGCTGCCTTCCTCAGCAACCTTGCTGCCACGCTGCCCGAACCACCGCAAGCCATTGTGATGGTGTCGGCGCACTGGCTGACGCCCCGGTTCAGTGTTACCGGCCACGCGCAGCCCGAACTGATTTACGATTATTACGGTTTTCCGGCTCACACTTACGACATTACCTACCCGGCCCCTGGTCAGCCGCCGCTGGCCGGGCGGGTTGCCGCCTTGCTGAGCGCTCAGGGCGAATCAGCAACCGTGGATGCCAGCCGTGGCTTTGACCACGGTATGTTTATTCCGCTGAAGCTGATGTTTCCGCACGCCAATATTCCGGTTGTTCAGCTGTCGTTACGGCAGGATCTTGACCCGCAGGCGCATATTCAGGCCGGTAAGGCACTGGCGCCGCTGCGCGATGAAGGGGTGCTGATTATTGGCAGCGGCATGAGTTTTCATAATATGCGCGCTTATGGCGACCGGCGTTTCTCACCCTTGTCCGATGAATTTGACCACTGGTTAACCGCCGCCGTGGCCAGCCCTGCTGCTGAACGTGAGCTCATGCTGCAACAGTGGGCGCAGGCTCCCCATGCTTACCAGTGCCACCCGCCGCAGCACGAAGAACATCTTATTCCCTTAATGGTGGCGGCCGGTGCCGGGCATGATGAGGTGGGCGAAAAGATTTATTCGCAGCGGGTGATGGAAACCACCATTTCCGCGTTCCGTTTCGGCTGA